A genome region from Ottowia testudinis includes the following:
- a CDS encoding BON domain-containing protein yields MRSPFSALKPHLATRCGRALAVGAALLVTGCTGGTPWGATPQNLPQVTLPRLEHIPAHVDAGTNAGAQRLAERVRAALAAQPALSAVQVEGYEGGLIILSGTAPSPAGRAQAVQLARQVVGVREVVDRLAGR; encoded by the coding sequence ATGCGCTCGCCGTTCTCTGCGTTGAAGCCTCACCTTGCCACCCGCTGCGGCCGCGCGCTCGCCGTGGGCGCCGCGTTGCTGGTCACCGGCTGCACCGGCGGCACGCCCTGGGGTGCCACGCCGCAGAACCTGCCGCAAGTGACGTTGCCGCGTCTCGAGCACATCCCCGCGCACGTGGATGCCGGCACCAACGCCGGCGCACAACGGCTGGCCGAGCGGGTGCGCGCGGCGCTGGCGGCGCAGCCGGCCCTCAGCGCAGTGCAGGTCGAGGGCTACGAGGGCGGCCTGATCATCCTGAGCGGCACGGCGCCCTCGCCTGCCGGCCGCGCGCAGGCCGTGCAGTTGGCGCGCCAGGTGGTCGGCGTGCGCGAGGTGGTCGATCGCCTGGCCGGCCGCTGA
- a CDS encoding type IV pilin protein, translating into MTGQRQGGFTLIELMIVVAVVGILSAIAYPSYQEYIRRGHRAEAKSALLQANQWMERAATAQGTYPTGALPAGLTTVPGDRYTISASSADGAAFTLTATPKGSQVGDRCGNFTLTNTGLRGANGATTGTIVTDCWGK; encoded by the coding sequence ATGACTGGTCAACGCCAAGGAGGATTCACGCTTATCGAATTGATGATCGTGGTGGCAGTGGTAGGGATTTTGTCGGCGATTGCCTACCCTTCCTATCAAGAATACATTCGCCGTGGTCATCGTGCGGAAGCCAAGTCTGCGCTGTTGCAGGCCAATCAGTGGATGGAACGCGCTGCCACTGCCCAAGGTACTTATCCGACGGGGGCATTGCCTGCCGGGCTGACCACGGTGCCTGGCGATCGTTACACCATCAGCGCGAGCTCCGCCGATGGCGCGGCCTTCACACTGACGGCCACACCGAAGGGCTCGCAAGTCGGTGACAGATGTGGCAACTTTACGCTCACCAACACAGGTCTTCGAGGTGCCAACGGCGCTACCACCGGCACCATCGTCACCGATTGCTGGGGCAAATAA
- a CDS encoding class I SAM-dependent methyltransferase → MKRSPARPRHDASDFIAARARPESASGPKDAEAAVLAELRPGQSVELLKALHILTRDGRLNQDSRRKLKQVDHLVQFIEKIVAETTPHAGELTLADHGAGKSYLGFILYDLLLKGQGSGMVYGIETRAELVERSRALAERLGFERMRFLNIAAADAAQDADLPARIDVVTALHACDTATDDAIAFGLAKHAQALVLVPCCQAELAASLRQHKALQLSRTPLAELWRHPLHTREMGSQLTNVLRCLYLESQGYSVTVTELVGWEHSLKNELIIARHTGHKKRSAGERLRALLGQFGLQTLLPLRYPALAASAAPAPESIVQEVDPS, encoded by the coding sequence ATGAAGCGTTCGCCCGCCCGTCCCCGCCATGATGCTTCTGATTTTATAGCTGCTCGCGCGCGTCCAGAAAGCGCCAGCGGCCCAAAAGATGCCGAAGCCGCGGTGCTGGCCGAACTGCGCCCCGGGCAGTCCGTCGAGCTGCTGAAAGCGCTGCACATCCTCACCCGCGATGGCCGGCTCAACCAGGATTCGCGCCGCAAGCTCAAGCAGGTCGATCATCTGGTGCAGTTCATCGAAAAAATCGTGGCCGAGACCACGCCGCACGCGGGCGAGCTGACGCTGGCCGACCACGGCGCCGGCAAGTCGTACCTGGGCTTCATCCTGTACGACTTGCTGCTCAAAGGGCAGGGCAGCGGCATGGTGTACGGCATCGAGACGCGGGCCGAGCTGGTGGAGCGCTCGCGCGCGCTGGCTGAGCGGCTGGGCTTCGAGCGCATGCGCTTTCTGAACATCGCCGCGGCCGACGCGGCGCAAGACGCCGATCTGCCCGCGCGCATCGACGTGGTGACCGCGCTGCACGCCTGCGACACCGCCACCGACGACGCCATCGCCTTCGGCCTGGCGAAACACGCGCAGGCCCTGGTGCTGGTGCCCTGCTGCCAGGCCGAACTGGCCGCCAGCCTGCGCCAGCACAAGGCGCTGCAGCTGTCGCGTACGCCGCTGGCCGAGCTGTGGCGCCACCCGCTGCACACGCGTGAGATGGGCAGCCAACTGACCAACGTGCTGCGCTGCCTGTACCTCGAATCGCAGGGCTACAGCGTCACCGTGACCGAGTTGGTCGGCTGGGAACACAGCCTGAAGAACGAGCTGATCATCGCCCGCCACACCGGCCACAAAAAGCGCAGCGCGGGCGAGCGGCTGCGCGCGCTGCTGGGGCAATTTGGCCTGCAGACGTTGCTGCCGCTGCGCTATCCGGCACTGGCCGCCAGCGCCGCGCCCGCGCCCGAAAGTATCGTCCAGGAAGTCGACCCATCATGA
- the aroB gene encoding 3-dehydroquinate synthase yields the protein MQGISFSERVRIDLCDRGYDILIGAGVLADPGAFEAARPGPDALIVTNTTVGPLYATRLAQVLARRHPKLRTLALPDGEQHKNWHTLNLIFDELLGNGADRKTTLYALGGGVVGDMTGFAAACYMRGVPFVQVPTTLLAQVDSSVGGKTAINHPLGKNMIGAFYQPQAVVCDLDVLKTLPARELSAGLAEVIKYGPIADMAFLDWIEANIEPLRACEPAALAHAVKRSCQIKADVVGQDEREAGLRAILNFGHTFGHAIEAGMGYGAWLHGEAVGAGMVMAAELSRELGGVDAAFVQRLRALIARAGLPTRGAVIDARDNAGRYLQLMRVDKKAEGGEIRFVVIDGPGRAAVRSAPDALVRQVIDRCCAG from the coding sequence ATGCAAGGCATTTCATTTTCCGAGCGGGTGCGCATCGATCTTTGTGATCGCGGATACGACATTCTCATTGGCGCTGGCGTGCTGGCCGACCCTGGCGCTTTTGAGGCGGCGCGTCCCGGGCCGGACGCGCTCATCGTCACCAACACCACGGTCGGGCCGCTGTATGCCACCCGGCTGGCGCAGGTGCTGGCGCGCCGCCACCCGAAGCTGCGCACGCTGGCGCTGCCCGATGGCGAGCAGCACAAAAACTGGCACACGCTGAACCTGATCTTTGACGAGCTGCTCGGGAATGGCGCCGACCGCAAGACCACGCTGTACGCGCTGGGCGGCGGCGTGGTGGGTGACATGACCGGCTTTGCCGCCGCGTGCTACATGCGCGGCGTGCCCTTCGTGCAGGTGCCGACCACGCTGCTGGCGCAGGTCGATTCGTCGGTGGGCGGCAAGACGGCCATCAACCACCCGCTGGGTAAGAACATGATCGGCGCCTTCTACCAGCCGCAGGCCGTGGTGTGCGATCTGGACGTGCTCAAGACCCTGCCGGCGCGCGAGCTGTCGGCGGGCCTGGCCGAGGTGATCAAGTACGGCCCGATCGCCGACATGGCATTTCTGGACTGGATCGAGGCCAACATCGAGCCCCTGCGCGCCTGTGAGCCAGCGGCGCTGGCGCACGCCGTCAAGCGCAGCTGCCAGATCAAGGCCGACGTGGTGGGCCAGGACGAGCGCGAAGCGGGCCTGCGGGCGATCCTGAATTTTGGCCACACCTTCGGCCACGCCATCGAGGCCGGCATGGGATACGGCGCTTGGCTGCACGGCGAGGCGGTGGGCGCCGGCATGGTGATGGCGGCCGAGCTGTCGCGCGAGCTGGGCGGGGTCGACGCCGCGTTCGTGCAGCGTCTGCGCGCATTGATCGCCCGCGCTGGCCTGCCCACGCGCGGCGCGGTCATTGACGCGCGGGACAACGCCGGCCGTTACCTGCAGCTGATGCGCGTCGACAAGAAGGCCGAGGGCGGAGAAATCCGCTTCGTCGTCATCGACGGCCCCGGCCGCGCCGCGGTGCGCTCCGCGCCCGATGCGTTGGTGCGGCAGGTTATCGACCGCTGCTGCGCGGGTTGA
- the prmC gene encoding peptide chain release factor N(5)-glutamine methyltransferase, translating into MNRLNLSLAEALKTLQARGLPRHEAQMLLLHVLDQPTHARAWLLAHDTDAVATDALLRVQALAARRLAGEPMAYLTGSKAFHGLQLQVDARVLDPRDDTETLVEWALTLLPPQDTARVLDLGTGSGAVALAIAHQRPLAHVTAVDASADALTVATANAHRLGLPVQMLMGDWFTPLADERFDLIVSNPPYIAAGDPHLPALAHEPRQALVSGADGLDDLRRIIAAAPGHLVPGGWLLLEHGWDQAAAVQALLAEAGLQHVQSRRDLAGILRCSGGQRAPGGGQSSEKLSI; encoded by the coding sequence TTGAATCGCTTGAATCTGTCGTTGGCCGAGGCTCTGAAAACGCTGCAAGCACGCGGCCTGCCGCGCCACGAAGCGCAGATGCTGTTGCTGCACGTGCTGGATCAGCCGACGCATGCGCGCGCCTGGCTGTTGGCGCACGACACCGATGCCGTCGCCACCGACGCGCTGCTGCGCGTGCAGGCGCTGGCCGCGCGCCGCCTGGCGGGCGAGCCGATGGCTTATCTCACCGGCAGCAAGGCGTTTCATGGTCTGCAGCTGCAGGTGGATGCGCGCGTGCTGGACCCGCGCGACGACACTGAAACCCTGGTCGAGTGGGCACTCACGCTGCTGCCCCCCCAAGATACCGCGCGCGTGCTGGATCTGGGTACCGGCAGTGGCGCCGTGGCACTGGCGATTGCCCACCAGCGCCCGTTGGCGCACGTCACGGCGGTCGACGCCAGCGCGGACGCCCTGACGGTGGCCACCGCCAACGCACACCGGCTGGGTCTGCCGGTACAGATGCTGATGGGCGACTGGTTTACACCGCTGGCGGACGAACGCTTCGACCTCATCGTCAGCAACCCGCCCTACATCGCCGCTGGCGACCCGCATCTGCCCGCGCTGGCGCACGAACCGCGCCAGGCGCTGGTGAGCGGCGCGGACGGGCTGGACGACCTTCGCCGCATCATCGCCGCCGCGCCTGGGCATCTGGTGCCCGGCGGCTGGCTTCTGCTGGAGCATGGTTGGGATCAAGCCGCCGCCGTGCAGGCGCTGCTGGCCGAGGCGGGTCTGCAGCACGTGCAATCGCGCCGCGATCTTGCGGGCATCCTGCGCTGCTCGGGCGGGCAACGCGCGCCGGGCGGCGGTCAGTCGAGCGAAAAACTGTCGATCTGA
- a CDS encoding DUF1415 domain-containing protein encodes MRTDIEAHPVPIGTIIADTRRWLERAVIGLNLCPFAKAPHAKGQIHYAVCTSAARPDLLAALRAELQALIALKAAERDTTLLMAPQGFDDFLDFNDLLDEADALLTELDLHGTLQIAPFHPRFQFAGTDEDDITNATNRSPYPTLHLIREESIDRAVAAFPEAETIYEANMATLQKLGEAGWAALDVSASAPGRSAS; translated from the coding sequence ATGCGCACCGACATTGAAGCCCACCCCGTGCCGATCGGCACCATCATCGCTGACACGCGCCGCTGGCTGGAACGCGCCGTGATCGGCCTCAACCTGTGCCCGTTTGCCAAGGCGCCGCACGCCAAGGGGCAGATCCACTACGCCGTGTGCACCAGCGCCGCGCGGCCCGATCTGCTGGCCGCGCTGCGTGCCGAGCTGCAGGCCCTGATCGCGCTGAAGGCCGCCGAGCGCGACACCACGCTGCTGATGGCACCCCAGGGTTTCGACGACTTCCTCGATTTCAACGATCTGCTGGACGAAGCCGACGCGCTGCTGACCGAGCTGGACCTGCACGGCACGCTGCAGATCGCCCCGTTTCACCCGCGCTTTCAGTTCGCGGGCACCGATGAAGACGACATCACCAACGCCACCAACCGGTCGCCCTACCCGACGCTGCATCTGATCCGCGAAGAGAGCATCGATCGCGCGGTCGCTGCCTTTCCCGAGGCCGAAACGATTTACGAAGCCAACATGGCCACCCTGCAGAAGCTGGGCGAGGCAGGCTGGGCCGCGCTGGACGTGAGCGCCAGCGCGCCGGGGCGCAGCGCATCATGA
- a CDS encoding CynX/NimT family MFS transporter — protein sequence MSSMPPAAMQHRHAAWIVVLAGVSAALHVGKLPPALPVLRAELGITLVQAGFLLSLVQLAAMALGLIAGLLADGIGLKRCVVTGLALLSAAGFAGGFAHGASALLALRAAEGLGFLLATVPAPSLVRRAVAPAAPTRMLGVWGSFMPLGTALALLTGPLVMAAFGWPAWWWLTAALSLAMAAWVAARVPSDGPRAARRPADGERWQRRLAHTLTAPGPWLGALTFGVYSAQWLAVIGFLPSLYQQSGWGGARGAALTALVAAVNITGNIAAGRLLARGVRPQVLLWAGFAAMALGAWLAFGASAAGSAPLRYAGALLFSSVGGLIPGTLFALAPTLAPGERSISTTVGWMQQWSAVGQVSGPPLVAWVASQAGGWQFTWVLTGACCAAGALLAALTGRRHASNQALALADQARSAIK from the coding sequence ATGAGCAGCATGCCGCCCGCCGCCATGCAGCACCGGCACGCGGCGTGGATCGTCGTGCTGGCCGGCGTGAGCGCCGCGCTGCACGTGGGCAAGCTGCCGCCGGCGCTGCCGGTGCTGCGCGCCGAGCTGGGCATCACGCTGGTGCAGGCGGGCTTTCTGCTGTCGCTGGTGCAACTGGCGGCGATGGCGCTGGGCCTCATCGCGGGCCTGCTGGCCGACGGCATCGGGCTCAAGCGCTGCGTCGTGACCGGGCTGGCGCTGCTGTCGGCGGCCGGCTTCGCGGGCGGCTTCGCGCACGGCGCCAGCGCGCTGCTGGCGCTGCGCGCGGCCGAGGGGCTGGGTTTTCTGCTCGCGACGGTGCCCGCGCCCAGCCTGGTGCGGCGCGCCGTGGCGCCCGCCGCGCCCACACGCATGCTGGGCGTGTGGGGCAGCTTCATGCCCTTGGGCACCGCGCTGGCGCTGTTGACCGGGCCGCTGGTCATGGCGGCCTTCGGCTGGCCGGCTTGGTGGTGGCTGACGGCGGCGCTCTCGCTGGCGATGGCGGCGTGGGTGGCGGCGCGCGTGCCATCCGACGGCCCGCGCGCGGCGCGCCGCCCCGCCGATGGCGAGCGCTGGCAGCGGCGCCTGGCGCACACGCTGACCGCGCCCGGCCCGTGGCTGGGCGCCCTCACCTTTGGCGTGTATTCGGCGCAGTGGCTGGCGGTGATCGGCTTTCTGCCTTCGCTCTACCAGCAGTCGGGCTGGGGTGGGGCGCGCGGTGCGGCGCTGACGGCGCTGGTGGCGGCGGTCAACATCACCGGCAACATCGCCGCCGGGCGCCTGCTGGCGCGCGGCGTGCGGCCCCAGGTATTGCTGTGGGCGGGCTTTGCCGCCATGGCGCTGGGCGCGTGGCTGGCCTTTGGCGCGTCAGCGGCCGGCAGCGCGCCGCTGCGCTATGCGGGCGCGCTGCTGTTTTCTAGTGTTGGCGGGCTGATTCCCGGCACGCTGTTCGCCTTGGCGCCCACGCTGGCGCCGGGCGAGCGCAGCATCTCCACCACCGTCGGCTGGATGCAGCAATGGTCGGCCGTGGGGCAAGTCAGCGGCCCGCCGCTGGTGGCCTGGGTCGCGAGCCAGGCGGGCGGCTGGCAGTTCACTTGGGTGCTGACAGGCGCATGCTGCGCGGCCGGCGCGCTGCTGGCGGCACTGACCGGACGGCGGCATGCATCAAATCAGGCCCTGGCGCTTGCTGATCAAGCGCGATCAGCTATCAAATGA
- a CDS encoding deoxyguanosinetriphosphate triphosphohydrolase, whose protein sequence is MSLAPYACDPARSRGRRHAIAPAPTRDDFQRDRDRIVHSTAFRRLVYKTQVFLNHEGDLFRTRLTHSIEVAQLARSIARSLRLNEDLTEAIALAHDLGHTPFGHAGQDALDECMAAHGGFEHNLQSLRVVDQLEHRYPGHDGLNLTFETREGILKHCSPVNARLLDAAEPGGVARRFIDGTQPSLEAQLANLADAIAYNAHDIDDGVRSGLLTLQQVAEVPLFARFVTQTQRDHPGLPQRRVLYESIRRMLSAQVYDVIDTTGAAIAAAAPPDADAARRAGPLVAFSPGMRAELAELKRFLFANLYRHPQVMGTTSQARQVVRELFAVYCQRPDELRPSFVQRPDRERAVADYIAGMTDRFALREHERLTGRKLLA, encoded by the coding sequence ATGAGCCTGGCGCCCTACGCCTGCGACCCCGCCCGATCGCGCGGGCGGCGCCACGCCATCGCCCCGGCGCCGACGCGCGACGACTTTCAGCGCGACCGCGACCGCATCGTCCACTCCACCGCCTTCCGGCGCCTGGTCTACAAGACGCAGGTGTTCCTTAACCACGAGGGCGACCTGTTCCGCACGCGGCTCACGCACTCGATCGAGGTGGCGCAGCTGGCCCGCTCCATCGCCCGTTCGCTGCGGCTCAACGAAGATTTGACCGAGGCCATTGCCCTGGCGCACGACCTGGGCCACACGCCGTTCGGCCACGCCGGGCAGGATGCGCTGGACGAATGCATGGCCGCGCACGGCGGCTTCGAGCACAACCTGCAAAGCCTGCGCGTGGTCGATCAGCTGGAGCACCGCTATCCCGGTCACGACGGGCTGAACCTGACTTTCGAGACGCGCGAAGGCATCCTCAAGCACTGCTCGCCGGTCAACGCGCGCCTGCTCGACGCGGCCGAGCCCGGCGGTGTGGCGCGCCGCTTCATCGACGGCACGCAGCCCAGCCTGGAGGCGCAGCTGGCCAACCTGGCCGACGCCATCGCCTACAACGCGCACGACATCGACGACGGCGTGCGCTCGGGCCTGCTCACGCTGCAGCAGGTGGCCGAAGTGCCTTTGTTTGCGCGCTTCGTCACCCAAACGCAGCGTGATCACCCCGGGCTGCCCCAGCGCCGCGTGCTGTACGAATCGATCCGCCGCATGCTGTCGGCCCAGGTGTACGACGTGATCGACACCACCGGCGCCGCCATCGCCGCCGCCGCGCCGCCCGATGCCGACGCCGCGCGCCGCGCCGGCCCGCTGGTCGCGTTCAGCCCCGGCATGCGGGCGGAGTTGGCCGAACTCAAACGCTTTCTGTTCGCCAACCTTTATCGCCACCCGCAGGTGATGGGCACCACCTCGCAAGCCCGGCAAGTGGTGCGCGAGCTGTTCGCGGTGTATTGCCAGCGCCCCGATGAGCTGCGCCCCAGCTTTGTGCAGCGGCCCGACCGCGAACGTGCCGTGGCCGACTACATCGCCGGCATGACCGACCGCTTCGCCCTGCGCGAGCATGAGCGCTTGACGGGACGCAAGCTGCTGGCATGA
- a CDS encoding UPF0149 family protein gives MSLFDLPRRDAGANERTVDAMFSRLLQGESLSAFCDWFAGPDGPMPGARAPDADPRAARAVARTLWAAVPMPHERWRPRGLPKLERNDPCYCGSGRKYKHCCATWASVPLPFDAPTLLALAIQHAPPDALAPASVRALPPQALAQAAMFWMDEGRPEQVARVLLPLFDPPDGLDARHEPAFEVLMGAMQQLGWQERRFALVRQIGRSRDKTLATAARCREVSMLADEGNFAQAWALFKQVQRDAPDDPQLLHLELITLLHEGRADEARLRGPLLAAKARRGGFDELAQVLLQLAEHGLRAVYDELEHAGSADADEITAAWLALCAQAPAELDADAARALYHIDTQGPPRRGARRLKAAEAEAGVDALVASMSWLRVRPARTLSAIERRWQRRFPVGKPDATLLVGDAGVLIEDAVWATEFLRISPQGWLSVQVMDDLLLAAQERLTEDDGPAERQSAWRLAEHALRLLRALWHQAPDAAAARQARLGAEWTHPATQPLLRLLAQAIDVGHATQRDVLALAEWSLALNPIDNHGWRDEVVQAYTAQGRPADALALLDQYPGDWPPAQHRRALALYTLGRHDEAAAVLAAAHAEYPAFMLALWPDVLDAPPDSGGPGIPVGGELAAFDYRTQARAAWVKSGALAWSKGLKLTAKPARKTRAKKSATKGGLLAGGTSTEDLALPAPMRQHLQGHYDWPRLHGFLTAIAWSPDMLMPGRWVPSVLDWRTRALPKTQAAQLKALNTDLDAIMRLYNSLNAPLANAQAGMAMPLPALADELAAGDDEVTRQQALHTWAAGFVQAAELGAAGWRRAGRPVQARPAGKASAFSVLYALAARAPRATGAASGDAPVWQPLQDDGQPLLQGLDVPAVTADTAEQIAMALADLWQAVLPARLARQRGGAGGALQIDSFSLD, from the coding sequence ATGAGCCTGTTTGACCTGCCCCGCCGCGATGCCGGCGCCAACGAGCGCACGGTCGACGCCATGTTCTCTCGCCTGCTGCAGGGCGAATCGCTGTCAGCGTTTTGCGACTGGTTCGCCGGCCCCGACGGCCCCATGCCCGGCGCCCGTGCGCCCGATGCCGATCCGCGAGCCGCGCGTGCCGTGGCGCGCACGCTGTGGGCCGCCGTGCCCATGCCGCACGAGCGTTGGCGCCCGCGCGGGCTGCCCAAGCTGGAGCGCAACGACCCCTGCTACTGCGGCTCGGGCCGCAAGTACAAGCACTGCTGCGCCACCTGGGCCAGCGTGCCGCTGCCGTTTGATGCGCCCACGCTGCTGGCGCTGGCCATTCAGCACGCGCCCCCTGACGCGCTGGCCCCCGCCAGCGTGCGGGCATTGCCGCCGCAGGCGTTGGCGCAGGCGGCCATGTTCTGGATGGATGAGGGCCGCCCCGAGCAGGTCGCGCGCGTGCTGCTGCCGCTGTTCGATCCACCCGATGGCCTGGATGCGCGGCACGAGCCGGCCTTCGAGGTTCTGATGGGCGCCATGCAGCAGCTGGGCTGGCAGGAGCGGCGCTTCGCGCTGGTGCGCCAAATCGGCCGCAGCCGCGACAAGACGCTGGCCACCGCCGCGCGCTGCCGCGAAGTGAGCATGTTGGCCGACGAAGGCAATTTCGCCCAGGCCTGGGCCTTGTTCAAGCAGGTTCAGCGTGACGCACCGGACGACCCGCAACTGCTGCACCTGGAACTCATCACCCTGCTGCACGAGGGCCGGGCCGACGAAGCCCGGCTGCGCGGCCCGCTGCTGGCGGCCAAGGCGCGCCGTGGCGGCTTCGACGAACTGGCGCAGGTGCTGCTGCAACTGGCCGAGCATGGCCTGCGCGCGGTGTACGACGAGCTGGAGCACGCCGGCAGCGCCGATGCCGACGAGATCACGGCCGCCTGGCTGGCCTTGTGCGCGCAGGCGCCGGCCGAGCTGGACGCCGACGCCGCCCGCGCGCTCTACCACATCGACACCCAGGGCCCGCCGCGACGCGGCGCGCGGCGCCTGAAGGCTGCCGAGGCCGAGGCGGGCGTTGACGCCCTCGTGGCCAGCATGAGCTGGCTGCGCGTGCGCCCGGCGCGCACCCTGTCGGCCATCGAGCGGCGCTGGCAGCGGCGCTTTCCGGTCGGCAAGCCCGATGCCACGCTGCTGGTCGGTGATGCCGGCGTGCTGATCGAAGACGCCGTGTGGGCCACCGAATTCCTGCGCATCAGCCCCCAGGGCTGGCTGAGCGTGCAGGTGATGGATGACCTGCTGCTGGCCGCGCAAGAGCGCCTGACCGAGGACGACGGCCCCGCCGAACGGCAATCCGCCTGGCGCCTGGCCGAGCACGCGCTGCGCCTGCTGCGCGCGCTGTGGCATCAGGCCCCCGACGCCGCCGCCGCGCGCCAGGCGCGGCTGGGCGCCGAATGGACGCACCCCGCCACCCAGCCGCTGCTGCGCCTGCTGGCGCAAGCCATTGACGTGGGCCACGCCACGCAGCGCGACGTGCTGGCGCTGGCCGAATGGAGTCTGGCCCTCAACCCCATCGACAACCACGGTTGGCGCGACGAGGTGGTGCAGGCCTACACCGCGCAGGGCCGTCCGGCCGATGCCCTGGCGCTGCTCGACCAATACCCTGGCGACTGGCCGCCCGCGCAACATCGGCGCGCACTGGCGCTGTACACGCTGGGCCGCCATGACGAAGCCGCCGCCGTGCTGGCCGCGGCCCACGCCGAATACCCCGCCTTCATGCTCGCGCTGTGGCCCGACGTGCTGGACGCGCCGCCGGACAGCGGCGGCCCCGGTATCCCCGTGGGTGGCGAACTGGCCGCCTTCGACTACCGCACCCAGGCCCGGGCCGCATGGGTGAAGAGCGGCGCGCTGGCGTGGTCGAAGGGCCTGAAGCTGACGGCCAAGCCGGCACGCAAGACGCGAGCCAAAAAAAGTGCCACCAAGGGCGGCTTGTTGGCCGGCGGCACCAGCACCGAGGACCTGGCCCTGCCCGCGCCGATGCGCCAGCACCTGCAGGGCCACTACGACTGGCCGCGTTTGCACGGCTTTCTGACCGCCATCGCCTGGTCGCCCGACATGCTGATGCCGGGGCGCTGGGTGCCATCGGTGCTGGATTGGCGCACCCGCGCGCTGCCCAAGACCCAGGCCGCGCAACTGAAGGCCCTCAACACCGATCTGGACGCCATCATGCGCCTGTACAACAGCCTCAACGCGCCGCTGGCCAACGCGCAGGCGGGCATGGCCATGCCGCTGCCGGCGCTGGCGGACGAGCTGGCGGCAGGCGATGACGAGGTGACGCGCCAGCAGGCGTTGCACACCTGGGCCGCGGGTTTCGTGCAGGCCGCTGAACTGGGCGCCGCCGGCTGGCGCCGCGCCGGGCGCCCGGTGCAGGCCCGGCCGGCAGGCAAGGCCAGCGCCTTTTCCGTGCTCTACGCCCTGGCCGCCCGCGCGCCGCGCGCAACGGGCGCCGCAAGCGGCGATGCGCCAGTCTGGCAGCCCCTGCAGGACGACGGCCAGCCGCTGCTGCAGGGCCTGGACGTGCCAGCCGTCACCGCCGACACTGCCGAGCAGATCGCAATGGCACTGGCCGATCTGTGGCAAGCTGTGTTGCCCGCCCGCTTGGCGCGCCAGCGTGGCGGTGCCGGTGGGGCGCTTCAGATCGACAGTTTTTCGCTCGACTGA
- the prfA gene encoding peptide chain release factor 1: MIRHALRLQLARYAERIAELDYLLSQPDVMSDMAQFLKLSREHTEISGIAVKWQRYQQREADVGAAHGMLLDPDMAGLARDEIAEAEAELATLEAELQRMLLPKDPDDARNAFIEIRAGTGGDESALFAGDLARMYTRYAANQGWHVEVMSESPAELGGYKEVVLRIEGDGVYGQMRFESGGHRVQRVPVTETQGRIHTSAATVAVMPEPDEAEAITLNPADLRIDTFRASGAGGQHINKTDSAVRVVHLPTGIVAECQDGRSQHANKAKALQVLQARIQEKERSERATKEAATRKGLIGSGDRSDRIRTYNFPQGRLTDHRINLTLYKLALVMEGDLSDVIDALRAAREAEQMAELEGAV; encoded by the coding sequence ATGATTCGCCACGCCCTACGGCTTCAACTTGCCCGATACGCTGAACGCATCGCCGAGCTCGACTACCTGCTTAGTCAACCGGACGTCATGTCCGACATGGCACAGTTCTTGAAATTGTCGCGCGAGCACACAGAAATATCAGGTATCGCCGTCAAGTGGCAGCGTTACCAGCAGCGCGAAGCGGATGTAGGCGCTGCGCACGGCATGCTGCTCGACCCGGACATGGCCGGCTTGGCACGCGATGAAATCGCCGAGGCCGAGGCCGAGCTGGCCACGCTCGAAGCCGAGCTCCAGCGCATGCTCCTCCCCAAGGACCCCGATGACGCCCGCAACGCCTTCATCGAGATCCGCGCTGGCACCGGGGGCGACGAATCGGCTCTGTTCGCGGGCGATCTGGCGCGCATGTACACGCGCTATGCCGCCAACCAGGGTTGGCACGTGGAAGTCATGAGCGAGTCGCCCGCGGAATTGGGCGGCTACAAGGAGGTGGTGCTGCGCATCGAGGGCGATGGCGTGTATGGCCAGATGCGCTTTGAATCCGGCGGCCACCGCGTGCAGCGGGTGCCGGTGACCGAGACGCAAGGCCGCATCCACACGAGCGCCGCCACGGTGGCCGTGATGCCCGAGCCGGACGAGGCCGAGGCGATCACGCTCAACCCGGCGGATTTGCGCATCGACACCTTTCGGGCCTCGGGCGCGGGTGGTCAGCACATCAACAAGACCGATTCCGCCGTGCGCGTGGTGCATTTGCCCACCGGTATCGTCGCCGAATGCCAGGACGGCCGCAGCCAGCATGCCAACAAGGCGAAGGCGCTGCAGGTGCTGCAGGCACGCATTCAAGAAAAGGAGCGCAGCGAGCGCGCCACCAAGGAAGCGGCCACGCGCAAGGGCTTGATTGGCAGCGGCGACCGCAGCGACCGCATTCGCACCTACAACTTTCCGCAGGGACGCCTGACCGATCACCGCATCAACCTGACGCTGTACAAGCTGGCGCTGGTGATGGAAGGCGATTTGTCCGATGTGATCGACGCCTTGCGCGCGGCGCGCGAAGCGGAGCAAATGGCCGAGTTGGAGGGCGCCGTTTGA